Proteins from one Panicum virgatum strain AP13 chromosome 7K, P.virgatum_v5, whole genome shotgun sequence genomic window:
- the LOC120642536 gene encoding large ribosomal RNA subunit accumulation protein YCED homolog 2, chloroplastic-like, which yields MARACNHALRLLPNPVSTPLPGSRRRRGARRRTLAVCAQLPSEDDAYPTEPLRKVQVTQSVRRSRRKGTGGARQSLVSVGTARGGGDQWSGDFDLTMRQLHLDDLIEDGQRDADVLVHLLVQQHTQFGMSIKGRVLTSFRKICDSCSSPYCTNIDEKFNLTVLSSSRRDQSGLPYLGDSDPSVIYVRPGEEVDLDSVIQETVRLTASAKSSCSETCEKSTVVWQYGSNRRKKSSSQRWSKLLDLKKTLDKASN from the exons ATGGCGCGAGCTTGCAACCACGCGCTGAGGCTGCTGCCGAATCCTGTCTCGACGCCGCTCCCAGgcagccgacgccgccgcggcgcccggcgCCGAACCCTCGCCGTGTGCGCGCAGCTTCCGTCCGAAGACGACGCCTACCCGACGGAGCCATTGAGGAAAGTGCAAGTCACACAG AGCGTCCGGAGGAGCCGCCGGAAGGgaaccggcggcgcgcggcagagCCTGGTCTCGGTCGGaacggcgcgcggcggaggggaTCAGTGGAGCGGCGACTTCGACCTGACGATGCGGCAGCTGCACCTGGACGATCTTATCGAGGACGGGCAGAGGGACGCCGATGTGCTCGTGCACCTTCTAGTTCAGCAG CATACTCAGTTTGGGATGTCAATAAAAGGGCGAGTCCTCACATCGTTCAGAAAAATATGCGACTCCTGCTCCTCTCCCTACTGTACAAAC ATCGATGAGAAATTCAATCTCACAGTTCTGTCTTCATCAAGGAGAGATCAGAGCGGGCTGCCATATCTCGGTGACAGCGATCCGTCG GTCATCTATGTGAGACCAGGAGAGGAAGTTGATCTTGACTCGGTAATCCAAGAGACTGTACGATTAACGGCATCAGCTAAG AGTTCTTGTTCAGAGACCTGTGAAAAGTCTACAGTCGTATGGCAAT ATGGTAGTaaccggaggaagaagagttccAGTCAAAGATGGTCAAAACTTCTTGATCTAAAGAAAACCCTGGATAAAGCGTCTAACTGA
- the LOC120642429 gene encoding UDP-glycosyltransferase 82A1-like yields MGAEAVTHHPAVLLVPFPAQGHVTPMLQLARALAAHGVAATVAVPDFIHRRISAAGATAGVALASIPSGIEEEDGPDAAAPAFAAIAHAMEHHMPAHLERMLAAPRPQPSRRVACVVVDVLASWAVPVAARCGVPAAGFWPAMLASYRVVAAIPELIERGLISESGTPIPSSESPDGDAVIRGLKILPAQVELRAGELPWLVGDAATQRSRFAFWLQTLRRAGGFRWVLVNSFPGEAGADDVVISRLARHGPPQVLPVGPALLPGGLNDGGAAAAERTKQPPPPPCGGNKDDAKNPIMWPADSTCIAWLDAQRAGSVVYVSFGSWVGSIGPDKVRELALGLEATGRPFLWALRRDPSWRAGLPEGFAERAAAAGRGKVVDWAPQEEVLRHAAVGCYLTHCGWNSTLEAVRHGVRLLCYPVSGDQFINCAYITGPWGIGLRLAAGMTRGDVRDGIGRVMDEDEGGEGRRLLEKVGALRARVVAAEARRAADRSVGSFVDEIRRESHPLLMQIYSVL; encoded by the exons ATGGGGGCCGAGGCGGTGACCCACCACCCGGCCGTGCTCCTCGTGCCGTTCCCTGCGCAGGGCCACGTCACGCCCATGCTGCAGCTGGcgcgcgccctcgccgcgcaCGGCGTCGCGGCCACCGTCGCCGTCCCGGACTTCATCCACCGCCgcatctccgccgccggcgccaccgccggcgtggCGCTCGCGTCCATCCCCAGCGGcatcgaggaggaggacggccccgacgccgccgccccggcgttCGCCGCCATCGCGCACGCCATGGAGCACCACATGCCCGCCCACCTGGAGCGCATgctggcggcgccgcggccgcagccGTCGCGCCGCGTCGCCTGCGTCGTCGTCGACGTGCTGGCGTCGTGGGCCGTCCCTGTCGCCGCGCGCTGCGGCGTCCCGGCGGCCGGGTTCTGGCCCGCGATGCTCGCCAGCTaccgcgtcgtcgccgccatCCCGGAGCTCATCGAGAGGGGCCTCATCTCGGAATCCG GTACACCGATCCCGTCGAGCGAGTCGCCCGACGGCGACGCGGTGATCCGGGGCCTCAAGATCCTGCCGGCGCAGGTGGagctccgcgccggggagctgccgtggctCGTCGGCGACGCGGCCACCCAGCGGTCGCGGTTCGCCTTCTGGCTCCAGACCCTGCGCCGCGCCGGAGGCTTCCGCTGGGTCCTCGTCAACTCCTTCCCGGGCGAGGCCGGCGCGGACGACGTGGTAATAAGCCGCCTCGCGCGGCACGGCCCGCCGCAGGTCCTCCCGGTCGGGCCGGCGCTGCTCCCCGGCGGTCTCAAtgatggcggcgccgccgccgccgagcgcacgaagcagccgccgccgccgccgtgcggcgGCAACAAGGACGACGCCAAGAACCCCATCATGTGGCCCGCGGACTCGACGTGCATCGCGTGGCTGGACGCGCAGCGCGCGGGGTCGGTGGTGTACGTCTCGTTCGGCAGCTGGGTGGGGTCGATCGGCCCCGACAAGGTCCGGGAGCTGGCGCTGGGGCTGGAGGCCACGGGGCGGCCCTTCCTGTGGGCGCTTAGGCGGGACCCCTCGTGGCGCGCGGGGCTCCCCGAGGGCTTcgcggagcgcgcggcggcggccgggcggggcaAGGTGGTGGACTGGGCGCCGCAGGAGGAGGTGCTCCGGCACGCCGCCGTCGGGTGCTACCTGACGCACTGCGGCTGGAACTCCACGCTGGAGGCGGTCCGCCACGGGGTGCGGCTGCTGTGCTACCCGGTGTCTGGGGACCAGTTCATCAACTGCGCCTACATCACGGGGCCGTGGGGCATCGGGctccggctcgccgccggcatgACGCGGGGCGACGTGAGGGACGGCATCGGGAGGGTCAtggacgaggacgagggcgGCGAGGGGAGGCGCCTGCTGGAGAAGGTCGGGGCGCTGCGGGCGCGGgtcgtggcggcggaggcgaggcgcgcggcggaCCGGAGTGTCGGGTCGTTCGTGGACGAGATCCGGCGGGAGAGCCACCCGCTGCTGATGCAGATATACAGCGTGCTGTAG